One genomic window of Carassius gibelio isolate Cgi1373 ecotype wild population from Czech Republic chromosome A10, carGib1.2-hapl.c, whole genome shotgun sequence includes the following:
- the LOC128020967 gene encoding WSC domain-containing protein 1-like: MAKPFYRLQHFLRRAQLLLFFLGVAYIMAGSVLLLQRSIVVKFQKETDTAPLLSLAAPPRSMEVPATRWLYRRTVIREMDNQPLDQTENRKDLKHLRSRNLEIRHLRRHWFHGYAEQKSSSEHSLSHKKDRRKGTYIGCFINNETEHALSGTVLYDFRKMTSALCQDTCSESGFRYAGLEYGAECHCGNRVCAQRARGEDCNLDCRGEKGSPCGGVGRMSVYRVEDRLPGQRRYRAVHYHGCYKKPKNSTDNFLIQTSEPTHTPQQCIETCTDQDLPLAILRGHDCFCSHVSFLFTVQMSEQEYMCEGGNQTNHTSPYDLDYYWVYSTPVLDAMCKERRFLPQKSSTLVALSSFPGAGNTWLRHLIELATGFYTGSYYFDGSLYNKGFKGEKDYWQSGRVICVKTHESGQREIEMFDSAVLLMRNPYRSLMAEFNRKCAGHLGYASDVHWRSKEWSEFVDSYSSWWVSHALAWLRFAHHLLVVHFENLQKDLVPQLKTISAFLNTSISEERLLCTESNRDGHFKRSGSRSLTFDPFTPEMRARIDKYIRTVDKALRDRNLSGLPQEYMPR; encoded by the exons ATGGCCAAGCCGTTCTACAGACTTCAGCACTTTTTAAGGCGGGCTCAGCTGCTTCTGTTTTTTCTGGGTGTGGCTTACATCATGGCAGGAAGTGTGTTACTGCTTCAGCGCTCCATTGTGGTAAAATTTCAGAAAGAAACCGATACCGCGCCGCTACTTTCACTAGCAGCGCCACCTAGATCCATGGAGGTACCTGCTACCAGGTGGTTGTACAGGAGGACTGTCATCCGAGAGATGGACAACCAACCTCTTGAtcagacagaaaacagaaagGACCTGAAGCACCTCAGATCTCGTAATCTAGAGATCAGGCATCTGAGACGTCACTGGTTCCATGGTTATGCTGAACAGAAAAGCTCTTCTGAACACAGTCTGTCACATAAGAAAGACAGACGTAAAG GGACCTACATCGGATGTTTTATAAACAATGAAACGGAGCATGCACTCAGTGGGACCGTTCTTTATGATTTCCGCAAAATGACCAGCGCCTTGTGTCAGGACACCTGCTCTGAGAG TGGGTTCCGGTATGCTGGGCTGGAGTATGGAGCAGAGTGCCATTGTGGAAATCGGGTCTGTGCCCAGCGGGCTCGGGGTGAGGACTGTAATCTGGATTGCCGTGGAGAGAAGGGATCCCCCTGTGGAGGGGTGGGACGCATGTCTGTTTACAGAGTTGAGGATCGACTTCCAGGACAGAGAAGAT ACAGAGCTGTTCACTACCATGGCTGTTACAAGAAGCCAAAGAACTCTACTGATAACTTCCTGATCCAGACCTCGGAGCCAACACACACACCTCAGCAGTGTATAGAGACCTGTACAGATCAG GACCTGCCATTGGCCATTTTGAGAGGGCACGACTGTTTCTGCAGCCATGTCTCGTTTCTCTTCACAGTCCAGATGAGTGAACAGGAATACATGTGTGAGGGGGGCAACCAGACAAATCACACCTCTCCTTATGACCTTGACTACTACTGGGTGTACAGTACTCCTGTGCTAG ATGCAATGTGCAAAGAAAGGAGATTTCTGCCCCAGAAGTCCAGCACTCTCGTGGCCCTGTCCAGCTTTCCAGGGGCAGGAAACACCTGGTTACGTCACCTGATTGAACTCGCCACTGGATTCTACACCGGCAGCTATTACTTTGATGGATCGCTGTACAACAAAG GTTTTAAAGGAGAGAAGGATTACTGGCAGAGCGGGAGAGTCATCTGTGTCAAGACTCATGAAAGCGGCCAGCGAGAGATCGAAATGTTCGACTCAGCCGTCCTGCTGATGCGAAACCCCTATCGCTCTCTAATGGCAGAGTTCAACCGCAAGTGTGCTGGACACCTGGGATATGCGTCAGATGTTCACTGGAGGAGCAAAG AGTGGTCAGAGTTTGTAGACAGCTATTCATCCTGGTGGGTGTCTCACGCTCTGGCCTGGTTGCGGTTTGCCCACCACCTGCTGGTGGTTCACTTTGAAAATCTACAGAAAGATCTAGTCCCTCAGTTAAAGACCATCAGCGCTTTTCTGAACACCAGCATTTCTGAGGAAAGACTACTGTGCACTGAGAGCAACAGAGATGGCCATTTTAAACGCTCTGGATCCCGCAGCCTGACATTTGACCCCTTCACCCCTGAGATGAGAGCTCGTATAGACAAATACATCCGTACAGTAGATAAAGCCCTCAGAGACAGAAACCTCAGCGGCCTGCCACAGGAGTACATGCCCAGGTGA